The following are encoded in a window of Halorarum salinum genomic DNA:
- a CDS encoding class I SAM-dependent methyltransferase, with amino-acid sequence MAPLGDRLRLDAPEFYTAFAGLYDVLARHGPGVGRLRDAMVDALAPDPCDTVVELGCGTGANHGRVRDRVGPAGRYVGVDFSPGVLAVARERDPQGSFVRADATRPPVRPGGADACCAAFVSGMLPDPAAAVRTWADLVGPGGRLALLDLARTTRPGWRALNPGFRLFVRAGSPPGTAAALRRSPTAVLDRRVAAAHRELREGCTDVTAGTLAGGFARVSAGTVR; translated from the coding sequence GTGGCCCCGCTCGGCGACCGACTACGGCTGGACGCGCCCGAGTTCTACACCGCGTTCGCCGGCCTGTACGACGTCCTGGCGCGCCACGGCCCGGGCGTGGGTCGGCTCCGCGACGCCATGGTCGACGCGCTCGCGCCCGACCCCTGCGACACGGTCGTCGAACTCGGCTGCGGGACGGGGGCGAACCACGGCCGCGTCCGGGACCGCGTCGGCCCCGCGGGCCGCTACGTCGGCGTCGACTTCTCGCCGGGCGTGCTCGCGGTCGCGCGGGAGCGGGACCCCCAGGGGTCGTTCGTCCGCGCCGACGCGACGCGCCCGCCGGTCCGGCCCGGCGGCGCCGACGCCTGCTGTGCGGCGTTCGTCTCCGGGATGCTCCCCGACCCGGCCGCCGCGGTCCGGACCTGGGCCGACCTGGTCGGCCCCGGCGGCAGGCTGGCGTTGCTGGACCTCGCACGCACGACGCGTCCGGGTTGGCGGGCGCTCAATCCCGGGTTCCGGCTGTTCGTCCGGGCGGGGTCGCCGCCCGGGACGGCCGCGGCGCTGCGGCGGAGTCCGACCGCCGTACTGGACCGCCGCGTCGCCGCCGCACACCGGGAACTTCGGGAGGGCTGTACCGACGTGACCGCGGGGACGCTCGCCGGCGGGTTCGCCCGAGTGAGCGCGGGGACCGTACGGTAG
- a CDS encoding DUF7563 family protein has translation MRECNNCGSLVSERYVRVFAPDEARGPRVCPNCEDLVRDGAEVREARATRG, from the coding sequence ATGCGCGAGTGCAACAACTGTGGGTCGCTCGTCTCGGAGCGCTACGTCCGGGTGTTCGCCCCGGACGAGGCGCGAGGGCCGCGCGTGTGTCCCAACTGCGAGGACCTGGTCCGGGACGGCGCGGAGGTGCGGGAGGCGCGCGCGACGCGGGGGTAG
- a CDS encoding formate/nitrite transporter family protein: MVDPDRSENEEAVREAVERSRSGAPAAGRVVRDRFSSDEVFQRIIAAADEEITSGSRELFFSGLAGGFAITITFMLYVSMSATTDGNPVVSAMLYPLGFIYIIIGGYQLYTENTLPPVAITLERLASVPALLRNWTVVLAGNATGGALGATALVFGGVLTPEAATVAAEVGQHGVDTGWWVLFSRGAFAGLIVAGVVWVEYAAQDTISRLVVVYLAFLAIPLGGLFHSVVSITEMVYLVLRGDLAILVGFVEFVLPVLLGNTIGGVVLVTVVNYFQTTEHRLASARFEGAARQLSVREWLLGGLAGRSYVPLVDTGEGTAGSDGGYRVLVPIANPRTESRVVQLAAWLASRTEDATIHVVHIVQVPERASHGYGTRQSQRIVDESERLLADVRENVSGYGVACETSTVVSHRSFESVFRIAERTDTDLVLLGWGADQLWGAAQHDNPLEELAGKLPCDLLVFGDQGLDASRILLPTNGSNHSDLSAEVAVALRDAVGAEVTLLHVVDDPDEVDAGERFLAEWAAEHGLEDSALVVDGSGDVEGAIARETAGHTLLLMGASERGLLSRLVHESLHCDVIGEVDCSVLLAERPSGRGLVERLLPPW, encoded by the coding sequence ATGGTCGACCCCGATCGGTCCGAGAACGAGGAGGCGGTCCGGGAGGCGGTCGAACGGTCGCGGAGCGGCGCGCCCGCCGCCGGCCGGGTCGTCCGCGATCGCTTCTCCTCGGACGAGGTGTTCCAGCGCATCATCGCGGCGGCCGACGAGGAGATCACCTCGGGCAGCCGTGAGCTGTTCTTCAGCGGGCTCGCGGGCGGCTTCGCGATCACCATCACGTTCATGCTGTACGTCTCGATGTCGGCGACGACGGACGGGAATCCGGTGGTGAGCGCCATGCTGTACCCGCTCGGGTTCATCTACATCATCATCGGCGGCTACCAGCTGTACACCGAGAACACGCTCCCACCCGTCGCGATCACCCTCGAACGGCTCGCCAGCGTCCCGGCCCTGCTGCGCAACTGGACGGTGGTGCTGGCCGGGAACGCGACCGGCGGCGCCCTCGGGGCGACCGCGCTCGTCTTCGGCGGGGTGCTCACGCCCGAGGCGGCGACGGTCGCGGCGGAGGTGGGACAGCACGGGGTCGACACCGGATGGTGGGTGCTGTTCTCCAGAGGGGCTTTCGCCGGGCTGATCGTGGCCGGGGTCGTCTGGGTCGAGTACGCGGCCCAGGACACCATCTCCCGGCTCGTGGTCGTCTACCTCGCCTTCCTCGCCATCCCGCTCGGCGGGCTGTTCCACTCGGTCGTCTCCATCACCGAGATGGTGTACCTGGTCCTTCGCGGCGATCTCGCCATCCTCGTCGGGTTCGTCGAGTTCGTCCTACCGGTCCTGCTCGGCAACACCATCGGCGGGGTCGTCCTCGTCACCGTCGTCAACTACTTCCAGACGACCGAACACCGCCTCGCGTCGGCCCGGTTCGAGGGGGCGGCGCGCCAGCTCTCCGTCCGGGAGTGGCTGCTCGGCGGGCTGGCCGGCCGGTCGTACGTTCCGCTGGTCGACACCGGCGAGGGGACGGCGGGCTCGGACGGCGGGTACCGGGTGCTGGTGCCCATCGCGAACCCGCGAACGGAGTCGCGGGTCGTCCAGCTCGCCGCCTGGCTCGCGAGCAGGACGGAGGACGCCACGATCCACGTCGTCCACATCGTGCAGGTGCCCGAACGCGCCTCACACGGGTACGGCACCCGGCAGAGCCAGCGCATCGTCGACGAGTCCGAACGGCTACTGGCCGACGTCCGGGAGAACGTGAGCGGGTACGGCGTCGCCTGCGAGACCTCGACGGTCGTCTCACACCGCTCGTTCGAGTCCGTGTTCCGGATCGCGGAGCGCACGGACACTGACCTCGTGTTGCTCGGGTGGGGCGCCGACCAGCTGTGGGGCGCCGCACAGCACGACAACCCGCTCGAGGAGCTCGCCGGAAAGCTCCCCTGCGACCTGCTCGTCTTCGGCGACCAGGGACTGGACGCCTCCCGGATCCTGCTGCCCACCAACGGCAGCAACCACTCGGACCTCAGTGCGGAGGTCGCCGTCGCGCTCCGGGACGCCGTGGGCGCCGAGGTCACGCTCCTGCACGTCGTCGACGACCCGGACGAGGTCGACGCGGGCGAGCGGTTCCTCGCGGAGTGGGCCGCCGAGCACGGCCTGGAGGACTCCGCGCTCGTGGTCGACGGCTCCGGGGACGTGGAGGGGGCCATCGCCCGCGAGACGGCCGGCCACACCCTGCTGTTGATGGGAGCGTCCGAACGCGGGCTCCTCTCCCGGCTCGTCCACGAGTCGCTCCACTGCGACGTCATCGGCGAGGTGGACTGCTCGGTCCTGCTGGCCGAGCGTCCGTCGGGGCGCGGACTCGTGGAGCGTCTGCTGCCCCCGTGGTAA
- a CDS encoding glutathione S-transferase family protein: MSDATNMLVDGEWRTDVRRDTGESGEFERSETSFRNWIDGAVPEAGADPVESPEFPPEPGRYHVYINRACPWAHRVAMTRALKGLEDVVSLSLTRPERHDDGWEFSEEQLDPLYGEDYLRDVYTRADPEYTGRVTVPVLWDAERETVVNNESEEIMRMLDTALHDLGNGVDLYPETHRERVDDLIADVYPRINDGVYRAGFAGTQEAYDEAVDELFEALDEYEEHLKTRRYLAGDVLTEADVAMFATLVRFDHVYHTHFRCNRRAIHEYPNLWGYVRDLYRTPGVAGTVNLDHITRHYYKSHGSLNPKRIVPTGPDVDFSAPHDRDGKPGGPPAELVEDAAAD, translated from the coding sequence ATGAGCGACGCCACGAACATGCTCGTCGACGGGGAGTGGCGCACCGACGTCCGGCGCGACACGGGCGAGTCCGGCGAGTTCGAGCGGAGCGAGACGAGCTTCCGGAACTGGATCGACGGCGCGGTCCCCGAGGCGGGCGCCGACCCGGTCGAGAGCCCCGAGTTCCCGCCCGAGCCGGGGCGCTACCACGTGTACATCAACCGCGCGTGTCCGTGGGCCCACCGCGTCGCCATGACGCGCGCCCTGAAGGGCCTCGAGGACGTCGTCTCCCTCTCGCTGACTCGACCCGAACGCCACGACGACGGCTGGGAGTTCTCCGAGGAGCAGCTGGATCCGCTGTACGGGGAGGACTACCTCCGGGACGTCTACACGAGGGCCGACCCGGAGTACACTGGCCGCGTGACGGTTCCGGTGCTCTGGGACGCGGAGCGCGAGACCGTCGTGAACAACGAGAGCGAGGAGATCATGCGGATGCTCGACACCGCCCTCCACGACCTCGGCAACGGCGTGGACCTCTACCCCGAGACCCATCGCGAGCGGGTGGACGACCTCATCGCGGACGTCTACCCGCGGATCAACGACGGGGTGTACCGCGCCGGCTTCGCCGGGACCCAGGAGGCGTACGACGAGGCGGTCGACGAACTGTTCGAGGCGCTCGACGAGTACGAGGAGCACCTGAAGACCCGGCGCTACCTCGCGGGCGACGTGCTCACAGAGGCCGACGTCGCCATGTTCGCCACGCTGGTCCGCTTCGACCACGTCTACCACACGCACTTCCGGTGTAACCGCCGGGCGATCCACGAGTACCCGAACCTCTGGGGGTACGTGCGGGACCTCTACCGGACGCCGGGCGTGGCGGGGACCGTGAACCTGGATCACATCACGCGCCACTACTACAAGTCACACGGGAGCCTGAACCCGAAACGCATCGTTCCGACCGGGCCCGACGTCGACTTCTCGGCGCCCCACGACCGCGACGGCAAGCCCGGCGGGCCGCCGGCGGAACTGGTCGAGGACGCCGCCGCCGACTGA
- a CDS encoding pyridoxal phosphate-dependent aminotransferase codes for MPSPTARVRACDRSRIRVMFDLADEAERAGRDPVRLEVGEPDLDTPEHVIEAAVAALRGGETHYTSNAGLPELRAAIADALDAEYGVRQEPDEVVVTTGGMEALHLAVLATVGQGEELLIPTPAWPNYWTQARLADATPVEVPMPAPEYDLDAERVVDRMGPDTAAVVLCSPSNPTGRVADPDEVRAVVDAAAEHDAYVLADEVYGALTYDSDPEGIASMAGNPEHVLTVGSCSKAFAMTGWRVGWLAGAADVVDEATKVRESTTCCAPTMAQHAALAALTGPRDPVDRMYEAFRERRDYVADRLADMDGVTAPRPEGAFYAFLDPETDEASLPLAKRLLEEGDVVLAPGDGFGEAGRGQLRLSFANSLERLELGLDRIEATI; via the coding sequence ATGCCATCGCCCACCGCCCGCGTCCGCGCCTGCGACCGCTCCCGCATCCGCGTGATGTTCGACCTGGCCGACGAGGCCGAGCGCGCGGGGCGGGACCCCGTCCGACTGGAGGTCGGCGAACCCGACCTCGACACCCCCGAACACGTCATCGAGGCCGCCGTCGCCGCCCTCCGCGGCGGGGAGACCCACTACACCTCGAACGCGGGGCTCCCGGAACTCCGGGCGGCCATCGCGGACGCCCTCGACGCGGAGTACGGCGTCCGACAGGAGCCCGACGAGGTGGTCGTCACGACGGGCGGGATGGAGGCGCTCCACCTCGCCGTGCTGGCGACCGTCGGGCAGGGCGAGGAGCTGTTGATACCCACCCCGGCGTGGCCCAACTACTGGACGCAGGCCCGGCTGGCCGACGCGACGCCGGTCGAGGTCCCGATGCCCGCGCCCGAGTACGACCTCGACGCCGAGCGCGTCGTCGACCGGATGGGTCCCGACACCGCCGCAGTCGTGCTCTGCTCGCCCTCGAACCCGACCGGCCGGGTGGCCGACCCCGACGAGGTGCGGGCGGTCGTCGACGCGGCGGCCGAGCACGACGCGTACGTCCTCGCGGACGAGGTGTACGGCGCGCTCACCTACGACAGCGACCCGGAGGGGATCGCGTCGATGGCGGGCAACCCCGAGCACGTGCTCACGGTCGGCTCCTGCTCGAAGGCGTTCGCGATGACCGGCTGGCGGGTCGGCTGGCTCGCGGGCGCCGCCGACGTGGTGGACGAGGCGACGAAGGTTCGCGAGTCGACGACCTGCTGTGCGCCGACGATGGCCCAGCACGCCGCGCTCGCGGCGCTCACGGGTCCCCGCGACCCGGTCGACCGCATGTACGAGGCGTTCCGCGAGCGGCGCGACTACGTCGCCGACCGCCTCGCGGACATGGACGGCGTCACCGCGCCGCGCCCCGAGGGGGCGTTCTACGCGTTCCTCGACCCGGAGACCGACGAGGCGAGCCTCCCGCTAGCGAAGCGCCTGCTGGAGGAGGGCGACGTGGTGCTCGCGCCCGGCGACGGCTTCGGCGAGGCCGGCAGGGGACAGCTCCGGCTCTCGTTCGCGAACTCGCTGGAACGGCTGGAACTCGGGCTGGATCGGATCGAGGCGACGATTTAG
- a CDS encoding cupin domain-containing protein, with the protein MTTPTKDREEESADRTSDDWPGVGRRPLLTALSAGAALSVGSGVATAGGDEADDDRVDQAEGFEAEVVAPHATFPDDVAAAFGVGYEDGAEDSAILHDASTVIVVRARLEPGGTSGWHIERGPAIVSVVEGEADVTFAGEDGCVTRTYAAGEAFVATGNHADLVENASDAEPAMAYIIVLGVPDGEPPSASVDPPDC; encoded by the coding sequence ATGACGACACCAACGAAGGACCGGGAGGAGGAATCAGCGGATCGAACGAGCGACGACTGGCCCGGCGTCGGGCGGCGCCCGCTGCTGACCGCGCTCAGTGCTGGCGCCGCTCTCTCCGTGGGCAGTGGCGTCGCAACTGCCGGCGGCGACGAGGCCGACGACGACCGGGTCGACCAGGCGGAGGGCTTCGAGGCCGAAGTGGTCGCGCCCCATGCGACCTTCCCCGACGACGTGGCTGCGGCGTTCGGCGTCGGCTACGAGGACGGCGCCGAAGACTCGGCAATCCTTCACGATGCGTCGACCGTCATCGTCGTCAGGGCACGGCTTGAGCCTGGAGGGACGAGTGGCTGGCACATCGAGCGGGGACCCGCCATCGTCAGCGTCGTCGAAGGTGAAGCCGACGTCACCTTCGCCGGGGAAGACGGGTGTGTCACCCGCACCTATGCGGCGGGCGAGGCGTTCGTCGCTACCGGGAACCACGCCGACCTCGTGGAGAACGCGAGCGACGCCGAGCCGGCGATGGCCTACATCATCGTCCTCGGCGTGCCCGACGGCGAGCCGCCGTCGGCCTCCGTCGACCCGCCGGACTGCTGA
- a CDS encoding molybdopterin-dependent oxidoreductase produces MSGGVSDRLASASRRLEPPPRVVDWLLAATVAFQVVSGLYSFTVGSPGGEWVFWLHSAVGLTLVGLLVYKLRRVRRRVTTPSAWDGATPFSVLQAAVAVAALATGVFWVVGGNVPVLGWTTLNLHVGLGLVLVPLVLVHLGARYHSPRRVDPDRRAALRTGALLVGGALAWQASAAADRLLGGATRRFTGSKPTGDLADAETEGGAFPVTSWVADDPDPVDRGSWTLRVGGLVEAPLELGYDEVDPGATDADGDGGEPAAAGGAAELEALLDCTSGWYTVQEWGGVRVGDLLHSAGASEGARYVRFVSVTGYRWSIPIEEARDVLLATRVGGRRLSHGHGAPARLVAPGRRGFQWVKWVERVEVRRRADPAQWIVTLISWLD; encoded by the coding sequence ATGTCCGGGGGCGTTTCCGACCGCCTCGCGTCCGCGTCCCGTCGGCTGGAGCCGCCGCCGCGCGTCGTGGACTGGCTGCTCGCGGCGACCGTCGCGTTCCAGGTCGTCTCGGGGCTGTACTCGTTCACCGTCGGCTCGCCGGGCGGCGAGTGGGTGTTCTGGCTCCACTCCGCCGTCGGGCTGACGCTCGTCGGCCTGCTCGTGTACAAACTGCGGCGGGTCAGGCGGCGGGTGACGACCCCGTCGGCCTGGGACGGCGCGACCCCCTTCTCGGTGCTCCAGGCGGCCGTCGCCGTCGCCGCGCTGGCGACGGGGGTCTTCTGGGTCGTGGGCGGCAACGTCCCCGTCCTGGGCTGGACGACGCTGAACCTCCACGTCGGACTCGGCCTCGTGCTCGTCCCGCTCGTTCTGGTCCACCTCGGCGCGCGCTACCACTCGCCCCGCCGGGTCGACCCGGACCGGCGGGCCGCGCTCCGGACCGGCGCGCTGCTCGTCGGCGGCGCGCTGGCCTGGCAGGCGAGCGCGGCGGCCGACCGCCTGCTCGGCGGCGCGACGCGGCGCTTCACCGGGTCGAAGCCGACGGGGGACCTCGCGGACGCGGAGACCGAGGGTGGCGCCTTCCCCGTCACCTCCTGGGTCGCGGACGATCCGGACCCGGTGGACCGCGGGTCCTGGACGCTCCGGGTCGGAGGGCTGGTCGAGGCGCCGCTGGAACTCGGCTACGACGAGGTGGACCCGGGGGCGACCGACGCAGACGGCGACGGGGGCGAACCGGCGGCCGCCGGCGGCGCGGCGGAACTCGAGGCCCTGCTCGACTGCACCAGCGGCTGGTACACCGTCCAGGAGTGGGGCGGCGTCCGCGTCGGCGACCTGCTGCACTCCGCCGGCGCTTCCGAGGGGGCGCGCTACGTCCGGTTCGTCTCGGTGACGGGCTACCGCTGGTCGATCCCGATCGAGGAGGCCCGTGACGTCCTGCTGGCGACCCGGGTCGGGGGCCGGCGACTGAGCCACGGCCACGGCGCGCCGGCGCGGCTGGTCGCGCCCGGCCGGCGGGGCTTCCAGTGGGTGAAGTGGGTCGAACGGGTGGAGGTGCGGCGGCGCGCCGACCCGGCACAGTGGATCGTGACCCTGATCTCGTGGCTCGACTAG
- a CDS encoding NUDIX domain-containing protein yields MSSVRATVLGALRRPDTDEYLVQTLPTPAEPGTARRFVGGGIEFGETSDEALEREFREELDVAVEAGPVLGTVENLYRWDGEAGHDLAVVREARFADASPYDRDAFHGVEDDGSFEYGAAWRSLDDLVDSPEPFYPRCVADLFGDGGTGHLVSVAD; encoded by the coding sequence ATGTCCTCGGTCAGAGCGACCGTCCTCGGCGCCCTCCGCCGCCCCGACACCGACGAGTACCTCGTCCAGACCCTCCCGACCCCGGCCGAACCGGGCACCGCCCGCCGGTTCGTCGGCGGCGGCATCGAGTTCGGCGAGACCAGCGACGAGGCGCTCGAACGGGAGTTCCGGGAGGAACTCGACGTCGCGGTCGAGGCGGGGCCGGTCCTCGGGACGGTGGAGAACCTCTACCGCTGGGACGGCGAGGCGGGCCACGACCTCGCGGTCGTCAGGGAGGCCCGATTCGCCGACGCGTCGCCGTACGACCGCGACGCCTTCCACGGCGTCGAGGACGACGGGTCGTTCGAGTACGGGGCCGCCTGGCGCTCGCTCGACGACCTGGTGGACTCGCCCGAACCGTTCTATCCCCGGTGCGTGGCCGACCTGTTCGGCGACGGCGGAACCGGCCACCTCGTCTCGGTGGCCGACTAG
- a CDS encoding 4-phosphopantoate--beta-alanine ligase — translation MTEDETTGEGTASAPPEVAHESELPRDHPRYQSLLTRHRIEEGVEKGITSTQGLIAEGRGEAFDYLLGEETLPSADAAARAAAAHLLLADHPVLSVNGNVAALVPGGIVSLADATGADLEVNLFNRTEERMEAIAEHLREHGADEVKGLAADGRIPGLSHERAKVDADGIGAADVVLVPLEDGDRAEALGELGKTEIVIDLNPMSRSPRMAAVPVIDNIVRAVPNVAEHARELRDAPREGLERVVEEFDREAALRDAERAIREGDLGKRDGKGGT, via the coding sequence ATGACCGAGGACGAGACGACCGGCGAGGGGACGGCGAGCGCCCCGCCCGAGGTCGCTCACGAGTCGGAGCTCCCGCGGGACCACCCGCGCTACCAGTCGCTGCTGACGCGCCACCGCATCGAGGAGGGGGTCGAGAAGGGGATCACCTCGACCCAGGGGCTGATCGCGGAGGGTCGCGGCGAGGCGTTCGACTACCTCCTCGGCGAGGAGACACTCCCGAGCGCCGACGCGGCCGCCCGCGCCGCCGCCGCCCACCTCCTGCTCGCCGACCACCCCGTCCTCTCGGTGAACGGCAACGTCGCCGCGCTCGTCCCCGGGGGGATCGTCAGCCTCGCGGACGCGACGGGCGCCGACCTCGAGGTGAACCTGTTCAACCGCACCGAGGAGCGGATGGAGGCGATCGCGGAGCACCTCCGCGAGCACGGCGCCGACGAGGTGAAGGGGCTCGCGGCGGACGGCCGCATCCCGGGCCTGAGCCACGAGCGGGCGAAGGTCGACGCCGACGGCATCGGCGCCGCGGACGTGGTGCTCGTTCCCCTGGAGGACGGCGATCGCGCGGAGGCGCTCGGGGAACTCGGCAAGACGGAGATCGTGATCGACCTGAACCCGATGTCGCGCTCGCCGCGAATGGCCGCCGTCCCGGTGATCGACAACATCGTTCGCGCGGTGCCGAACGTGGCCGAGCACGCCCGAGAGCTTCGGGATGCTCCGCGTGAGGGACTGGAGCGGGTCGTCGAGGAGTTCGACCGCGAGGCCGCGCTTCGGGACGCGGAGCGGGCGATCCGGGAGGGCGATTTGGGGAAGCGCGACGGGAAGGGGGGAACGTAG
- a CDS encoding pantoate kinase yields the protein MTDEATAFAPGHVTAFFAPYPDDDPAVAGSRGAGVTLSDGVEVTVRPAAGADDPTVLLDGEAVEVAAVEGVLDALAPHVGGTGTGADGDADARVAAVEIRTDLPVGAGFGVSGGAALGTALAANDAFDLARSENELVRVAHAAEVAAGTGLGDVVAQFRGGLPIRLEPGAPGHGAFDGLPARPRVEYVTFGELSTAEVLGGDLDPVRAAGEAALTRLRRTPSLPELLAAAREFADDAGLLVPEVAEAIEAAEAEGSPASMAMLGRTAFALGTGLSDAGYDATACAVHPTGASLRPVETE from the coding sequence ATGACCGACGAGGCGACCGCGTTCGCGCCCGGCCACGTGACGGCGTTCTTCGCCCCGTACCCCGACGACGACCCCGCCGTCGCGGGCTCCCGGGGGGCGGGAGTGACGCTCTCGGACGGCGTCGAGGTGACGGTCCGTCCGGCCGCCGGGGCCGACGACCCTACGGTCCTGCTCGACGGCGAGGCGGTCGAGGTGGCCGCCGTGGAGGGGGTGCTGGACGCGCTCGCACCCCACGTCGGGGGCACCGGGACGGGCGCGGACGGCGACGCGGACGCGCGCGTCGCGGCCGTCGAGATCCGGACCGACCTCCCCGTGGGCGCCGGGTTCGGCGTCTCGGGCGGGGCCGCGCTGGGGACCGCGCTCGCCGCGAACGACGCGTTCGACCTCGCGCGCTCGGAGAACGAACTGGTCCGGGTCGCCCACGCCGCGGAGGTCGCGGCCGGAACGGGGCTCGGCGACGTCGTCGCGCAGTTCCGCGGCGGCCTGCCGATCCGGCTCGAACCCGGCGCGCCGGGCCACGGCGCGTTCGACGGCCTGCCGGCCCGCCCGCGCGTGGAGTACGTCACGTTCGGGGAGCTCTCGACCGCCGAGGTGCTGGGCGGCGATCTCGATCCGGTGCGGGCGGCGGGCGAGGCGGCGCTGACGCGGCTCCGGCGGACCCCGTCGCTCCCCGAACTGCTCGCGGCGGCCCGCGAGTTCGCCGACGACGCGGGGCTGCTGGTGCCCGAAGTCGCGGAGGCGATCGAGGCCGCGGAGGCCGAGGGGTCGCCGGCCTCGATGGCGATGCTCGGCCGGACCGCGTTCGCGCTCGGCACCGGGCTCTCGGACGCGGGCTACGACGCGACGGCCTGTGCGGTCCACCCGACCGGGGCGTCGTTGCGCCCGGTCGAAACGGAGTGA